Proteins encoded together in one Microcaecilia unicolor chromosome 3, aMicUni1.1, whole genome shotgun sequence window:
- the SLC30A1 gene encoding zinc transporter 1 codes for MACEPNRVRLLCMLSLTFIFFLVEVVVSRITSSLAMLSDSFHMLSDVIALVVALIAVRFAEKTQSTKKNTFGWVRAEVMGALVNAVFLTALCFTIVLEAIERFTEPQVIEKPLVVIGVGVGGLIINLIGLCMFRGSSGGGHGHSHGGSAGGRAHGHGHSHAAAKSHRSRERCAEEGAAICKEETNNLVENGMSTESTQEKGGTPKEHSDHKENGDIIKDSPVVLEETQTQLNMQGVFLHVLGDALGSVIVVVNALVFYYIWRPCPVAGQCINPCVESRCIDQEHKNDTLISVADDALMAGPCWVLYLDPSLCLIMVCILLYTTYPLLKESGLILLQTVPKQIDFHALNEKLIKVDGVEAVHDLHVWQLAGRKIIATAHIKCRDPASYMDVAKRIKGFFHNEGIHATTIQPEFSSVDNGATDFKGSFCELSCRRQCPMMQCCERRHIFRQHSSGSAALERIVESPENKAERTNAEECLEEECVEEECTIAAVVLEEDKDTQQFESSL; via the exons ATGGCCTGCGAGCCGAATCGCGTGCGGTTGCTTTGCATGCTATCGCTGACCTTTATCTTCTTCCTTGTGGAGGTGGTAGTGAGCCGCATCACCAGTTCTCTGGCCATGCTTTCGGACTCTTTCCACATGCTCTCCGATGTCATCGCCCTGGTGGTGGCGCTCATTGCCGTGCGCTTTGCCGAGAAGACCCAATCCACCAAAAAGAACACGTTCGGTTGGGTCCGCGCAGAAGTTATGGGGGCGCTGGTCAACGCTGTTTTCCTCACCGCCCTCTGTTTCACCATCGTCCTTGAGGCTATCGAGCGCTTCACTGAGCCACAGGTGATCGAGAAGCCGCTGGTGGTCATAGGCGTCGGGGTTGGGGGGCTGATCATCAATCTGATCGGCCTGTGCATGTTCCGTGGTAGCTCGGGCGGTGGCCATGGCCACTCCCATGGCGGAAGCGCTGGGGGTCGGGCCCACGGCCATGGCCACTCCCACGCGGCCGCCAAAAGCCATCGCAGTCGAGAGCGCTGCGCTGAAGAAGGGGCTGCCATCTGCAAGGAAGAGACCAACAACTTGGTAGAGAATGGCATGAGCACGGAATCAACACAGGAGAAAGGAG GTACTCCAAAAGAACATTCCGATCATAAAGAGAATGGGGACATTATCAAAGACAGCCCTGTTGTGCTGGAAGAAACACAGACACAACTCAATATGCAAGGAGTATTTCTTCATGTGCTTGGAGATGCTTTGGGTTCTGTGATTGTTGTAGTCAATGCTTTGGTCTTTTACTACATTTGGAGACCTTGCCCAGTGGCTGGGCAGTGTATTAACCCCTGTGTTGAAAGTCGCTGCATTGACCAGGAACATAAAAATGATACTCTTATTTCAGTCGCAGATGATGCTTTGATGGCTGGCCCTTGTTGGGTGTTGTACTTAGATCCATCTCTCTGTTTGATAATGGTTTGTATACTTTTGTATACGACTTACCCATTACTTAAAGAATCTGGTCTCATCCTGTTACAGACTGTTCCCAAACAAATTGATTTTCATgctttaaatgaaaaattaatcaAAGTTGATGGTGTTGAAGCAGTCCATGACTTGCACGTTTGGCAGCTTGCAGGAAGAAAGATTATTGCCACAGCTCATATAAAGTGCCGTGATCCAGCTTCATATATGGATGTGGCTAAACGCATTAAAGGCTTCTTTCACAATGAAGGGATCCACGCAACCACCATACAGCCTGAATTTTCTTCTGTGGACAATGGAGCAACAGATTTTAAAGGGTCTTTCTGTGAACTATCATGCAGAAGGCAGTGTCCAATGATGCAGTGTTGTGAAAGAAGACACATCTTTAGACAGCACAGTTCAGGTTCAGCTGCTCTAGAACGCATTGTAGAATCTCCAGAAAATAAAGCTGAAAGAACTAATGCAGAAGAATGCTTAGAAGAAGAATGCGTAGAAGAAGAATGCACAATAGCAGCTGTTGTGCTAGAAGAGGACAAAGACACACAACAATTTGAATCATCTTTGTAA